Proteins from a genomic interval of Rhipicephalus microplus isolate Deutch F79 chromosome 6, USDA_Rmic, whole genome shotgun sequence:
- the LOC119167457 gene encoding protein-cysteine N-palmitoyltransferase HHAT-like protein isoform X1, translating to MFVMSESHNAVAEPKAQTAAVVQNGFLTILKKWESLARVFHWVIWTSGLVYVLGCFVTCKTNYTLPEVVPDEFVDGSYGISRDKDTADEEWYRYSTAIRRFWPWILVQPLISHCLFAKLHKWLPSFYVVYSTFFLLCNVGWVTTASFYSLYAAFYVSAMYRSTSLCYLLGLAVIIHSAFPVLTFLKPIYLYHGSVETFLTQVGLSWTAARCLSFAVDSTARPVDKGSPDIGTTLAYVFYLPALFTGPLQNYSDFLAQVTKKKIAWSVQDIMYPAAQVGLCTLYYFLLEFLLHYFYSSALAYYPDFVTEMDDPSLLGLGICLTVLFFLKYRILYGLGSAVAGLEGMLLPPPPKCVSRIHLCSYLWRHFDRGLYLWIQRYIYRPIVANGWTPRRRMIGAAASFAFVCSWHGMDSAVVVWCTLNFVGISTELLMEVIRNRNSWKKIEGTFFGGMRLQFLRAAVSAPHFLFSMFSCMFFLSNVDIGLIFFRRIICGYPIPLVPTLLVMYCGCHVSIDIMDWEVKKKKKS from the exons ATGTTTGTGATGAGCGAATCTCACAACGCTGTGGCAGAGCCGAAGGCGCAAACGGCCGCAGTCGTTCAAAATGG GTTCCTAACCATCTTGAAGAAATGGGAAAGTTTGGCGAGAGTGTTTCATTGGGTGATCTGGACGTCCGGATTGGTTTACGTTCTCGGATGCTTCGTGACGTGCAAAACAA ATTACACATTGCCCGAAGTTGTACCGGATGAGTTTGTCGACGGTTCTTACGGTATCTCTCGGGACAAG GACACCGCTGACGAGGAATGGTATCGCTACAGCACTGCCATCCGCAGGTTTTGGCCGTGGATTTTGGTGCAGCCACTCATCAGCCACTGCCTTTTCGCCAAACTTCACAAA TGGCTTCCCAGCTTTTACGTGGTGTACAGCACTTTTTTCCTGCTCTGCAACGTTGGGTGGGTGACAACTGCGTCCTTCTATTCTCTGTATGCTGCCTTCTACGTTTCTGCAATGTACAGGAGTACATCACTGTGCTACCTTCTCGGTCTTGCCGTCATCATCCATTCAGCGTTTCCTGTGCTTACATTCCTGAAG CCTATTTATCTTTACCACGGCAGTGTGGAGACATTCCTCACCCAAGTCGGACTTTCGTGGACGGCAGCCCGATGCCTGAGCTTTGCCGTGGACTCGACTGCAAGACCTGTCGACAAGGGCAGTCCTGATATTGGCACaacactggcgtatgttttctaCTTGCCAGCTCTGTTTACGGGACCTCTGCAGAATTACTCGGACTTTCTCGCGCAG GTCACGAAAAAGAAGATAGCCTGGTCAGTGCAAGATATAATGTATCCTGCTGCGCAGGTTGGGCTGTGTACGCTCTACTACTTTCTTCTTGAATTCCTTCTGCACTATTTTTACAG CTCAGCCCTGGCGTACTACCCCGACTTTGTGACCGAGATGGATGACCCCAGCCTCTTGGGGCTTGGGATCTGCCTCACGGTGCTCTTCTTCCTCAAGTACCGAATACTCTATGGGCTAGGGTCGGCGGTGGCGGGCCTTGAGGGCATGTTGCTCCCTCCACCACCAAAATGCGTTAGCCGCATTCACCTATGCTCCTACCTCTGGAG GCACTTTGATCGAGGACTTTACCTGTGGATACAAAG GTACATCTATCGGCCAATCGTGGCAAACGGGTGGACACCCCGGCGTCGCATGATTGGGGCGGCGGCCAGCTTTGCCTTTGTCTGCTCGTGGCACGGCATGGACAGCGCAGTCGTGGTGTGGTGCACCCTCAACTTTGTTGGAATTTCTACCGAGCTCCTGATGGAAGTCATCAGGAACAGAAACAGCTGGAAGAAGATCGAG ggtacCTTCTTTGGTGGAATGCGGTTGCAGTTTCTGAGGGCTGCTGTCTCGGCACCGCACTTCCTTTTCTCCATGTTCTCGTGCATGTTCTTTCTTAGCAACGTGGACATCGGACTCATCTTCTTTAGGAGAATAATATGTG GCTACCCGATTCCCCTGGTGCCAACACTGCTTGTCATGTACTGTGGTTGTCATGTCTCAATTGACATCATGGACTGGgaggtgaagaagaagaaaaagtctTAG
- the LOC119167457 gene encoding protein-cysteine N-palmitoyltransferase HHAT-like protein isoform X3, with the protein MFVMSESHNAVAEPKAQTAAVVQNGFLTILKKWESLARVFHWVIWTSGLVYVLGCFVTCKTNYTLPEVVPDEFVDGSYGISRDKDTADEEWYRYSTAIRRFWPWILVQPLISHCLFAKLHKWLPSFYVVYSTFFLLCNVGWVTTASFYSLYAAFYVSAMYRSTSLCYLLGLAVIIHSAFPVLTFLKPIYLYHGSVETFLTQVGLSWTAARCLSFAVDSTARPVDKGSPDIGTTLAYVFYLPALFTGPLQNYSDFLAQVTKKKIAWSVQDIMYPAAQVGLCTLYYFLLEFLLHYFYRHFDRGLYLWIQRYIYRPIVANGWTPRRRMIGAAASFAFVCSWHGMDSAVVVWCTLNFVGISTELLMEVIRNRNSWKKIEGTFFGGMRLQFLRAAVSAPHFLFSMFSCMFFLSNVDIGLIFFRRIICGYPIPLVPTLLVMYCGCHVSIDIMDWEVKKKKKS; encoded by the exons ATGTTTGTGATGAGCGAATCTCACAACGCTGTGGCAGAGCCGAAGGCGCAAACGGCCGCAGTCGTTCAAAATGG GTTCCTAACCATCTTGAAGAAATGGGAAAGTTTGGCGAGAGTGTTTCATTGGGTGATCTGGACGTCCGGATTGGTTTACGTTCTCGGATGCTTCGTGACGTGCAAAACAA ATTACACATTGCCCGAAGTTGTACCGGATGAGTTTGTCGACGGTTCTTACGGTATCTCTCGGGACAAG GACACCGCTGACGAGGAATGGTATCGCTACAGCACTGCCATCCGCAGGTTTTGGCCGTGGATTTTGGTGCAGCCACTCATCAGCCACTGCCTTTTCGCCAAACTTCACAAA TGGCTTCCCAGCTTTTACGTGGTGTACAGCACTTTTTTCCTGCTCTGCAACGTTGGGTGGGTGACAACTGCGTCCTTCTATTCTCTGTATGCTGCCTTCTACGTTTCTGCAATGTACAGGAGTACATCACTGTGCTACCTTCTCGGTCTTGCCGTCATCATCCATTCAGCGTTTCCTGTGCTTACATTCCTGAAG CCTATTTATCTTTACCACGGCAGTGTGGAGACATTCCTCACCCAAGTCGGACTTTCGTGGACGGCAGCCCGATGCCTGAGCTTTGCCGTGGACTCGACTGCAAGACCTGTCGACAAGGGCAGTCCTGATATTGGCACaacactggcgtatgttttctaCTTGCCAGCTCTGTTTACGGGACCTCTGCAGAATTACTCGGACTTTCTCGCGCAG GTCACGAAAAAGAAGATAGCCTGGTCAGTGCAAGATATAATGTATCCTGCTGCGCAGGTTGGGCTGTGTACGCTCTACTACTTTCTTCTTGAATTCCTTCTGCACTATTTTTACAG GCACTTTGATCGAGGACTTTACCTGTGGATACAAAG GTACATCTATCGGCCAATCGTGGCAAACGGGTGGACACCCCGGCGTCGCATGATTGGGGCGGCGGCCAGCTTTGCCTTTGTCTGCTCGTGGCACGGCATGGACAGCGCAGTCGTGGTGTGGTGCACCCTCAACTTTGTTGGAATTTCTACCGAGCTCCTGATGGAAGTCATCAGGAACAGAAACAGCTGGAAGAAGATCGAG ggtacCTTCTTTGGTGGAATGCGGTTGCAGTTTCTGAGGGCTGCTGTCTCGGCACCGCACTTCCTTTTCTCCATGTTCTCGTGCATGTTCTTTCTTAGCAACGTGGACATCGGACTCATCTTCTTTAGGAGAATAATATGTG GCTACCCGATTCCCCTGGTGCCAACACTGCTTGTCATGTACTGTGGTTGTCATGTCTCAATTGACATCATGGACTGGgaggtgaagaagaagaaaaagtctTAG
- the LOC119167457 gene encoding protein-cysteine N-palmitoyltransferase HHAT-like protein isoform X2, whose product MFVMSESHNAVAEPKAQTAAVVQNGFLTILKKWESLARVFHWVIWTSGLVYVLGCFVTCKTNYTLPEVVPDEFVDGSYGISRDKDTADEEWYRYSTAIRRFWPWILVQPLISHCLFAKLHKWLPSFYVVYSTFFLLCNVGWVTTASFYSLYAAFYVSAMYRSTSLCYLLGLAVIIHSAFPVLTFLKPIYLYHGSVETFLTQVGLSWTAARCLSFAVDSTARPVDKGSPDIGTTLAYVFYLPALFTGPLQNYSDFLAQVGLCTLYYFLLEFLLHYFYSSALAYYPDFVTEMDDPSLLGLGICLTVLFFLKYRILYGLGSAVAGLEGMLLPPPPKCVSRIHLCSYLWRHFDRGLYLWIQRYIYRPIVANGWTPRRRMIGAAASFAFVCSWHGMDSAVVVWCTLNFVGISTELLMEVIRNRNSWKKIEGTFFGGMRLQFLRAAVSAPHFLFSMFSCMFFLSNVDIGLIFFRRIICGYPIPLVPTLLVMYCGCHVSIDIMDWEVKKKKKS is encoded by the exons ATGTTTGTGATGAGCGAATCTCACAACGCTGTGGCAGAGCCGAAGGCGCAAACGGCCGCAGTCGTTCAAAATGG GTTCCTAACCATCTTGAAGAAATGGGAAAGTTTGGCGAGAGTGTTTCATTGGGTGATCTGGACGTCCGGATTGGTTTACGTTCTCGGATGCTTCGTGACGTGCAAAACAA ATTACACATTGCCCGAAGTTGTACCGGATGAGTTTGTCGACGGTTCTTACGGTATCTCTCGGGACAAG GACACCGCTGACGAGGAATGGTATCGCTACAGCACTGCCATCCGCAGGTTTTGGCCGTGGATTTTGGTGCAGCCACTCATCAGCCACTGCCTTTTCGCCAAACTTCACAAA TGGCTTCCCAGCTTTTACGTGGTGTACAGCACTTTTTTCCTGCTCTGCAACGTTGGGTGGGTGACAACTGCGTCCTTCTATTCTCTGTATGCTGCCTTCTACGTTTCTGCAATGTACAGGAGTACATCACTGTGCTACCTTCTCGGTCTTGCCGTCATCATCCATTCAGCGTTTCCTGTGCTTACATTCCTGAAG CCTATTTATCTTTACCACGGCAGTGTGGAGACATTCCTCACCCAAGTCGGACTTTCGTGGACGGCAGCCCGATGCCTGAGCTTTGCCGTGGACTCGACTGCAAGACCTGTCGACAAGGGCAGTCCTGATATTGGCACaacactggcgtatgttttctaCTTGCCAGCTCTGTTTACGGGACCTCTGCAGAATTACTCGGACTTTCTCGCGCAG GTTGGGCTGTGTACGCTCTACTACTTTCTTCTTGAATTCCTTCTGCACTATTTTTACAG CTCAGCCCTGGCGTACTACCCCGACTTTGTGACCGAGATGGATGACCCCAGCCTCTTGGGGCTTGGGATCTGCCTCACGGTGCTCTTCTTCCTCAAGTACCGAATACTCTATGGGCTAGGGTCGGCGGTGGCGGGCCTTGAGGGCATGTTGCTCCCTCCACCACCAAAATGCGTTAGCCGCATTCACCTATGCTCCTACCTCTGGAG GCACTTTGATCGAGGACTTTACCTGTGGATACAAAG GTACATCTATCGGCCAATCGTGGCAAACGGGTGGACACCCCGGCGTCGCATGATTGGGGCGGCGGCCAGCTTTGCCTTTGTCTGCTCGTGGCACGGCATGGACAGCGCAGTCGTGGTGTGGTGCACCCTCAACTTTGTTGGAATTTCTACCGAGCTCCTGATGGAAGTCATCAGGAACAGAAACAGCTGGAAGAAGATCGAG ggtacCTTCTTTGGTGGAATGCGGTTGCAGTTTCTGAGGGCTGCTGTCTCGGCACCGCACTTCCTTTTCTCCATGTTCTCGTGCATGTTCTTTCTTAGCAACGTGGACATCGGACTCATCTTCTTTAGGAGAATAATATGTG GCTACCCGATTCCCCTGGTGCCAACACTGCTTGTCATGTACTGTGGTTGTCATGTCTCAATTGACATCATGGACTGGgaggtgaagaagaagaaaaagtctTAG
- the LOC142765133 gene encoding uncharacterized protein LOC142765133 has translation MIQALTGAVQTLSAIPKRPHPAVMLAVPTYSGYGDLQSARDYLDSLARYQRAMGLDDEEVLGRVVPAALTDTAARWHRLSGHRAATLDEFRAAFLHEFLPADYESRMRRELELRTQAPDESLQEYVRAMEDLFSIAEPRASNEERVERVIRQAHPTFSAYLRGSRFRDLEQLAVEAKRIEGDILAARSYHPPPPASEALEPRCAWGGAMTLSQRQQPARAAFAATPTAGHAWEISDRALDPYTYGRRAAGAASQLDAREQGRNPTQRITGGNGRQSGSFDHAANPPRQLGAAPSRERDRDGVRCFRCRQRGHIARECSAFVPPVRQGNGSAGRS, from the coding sequence ATGATTCAGGCACTCACGGGGGCAGTCCAAACGCTTTCGGCCATTCCGAAACGCCCTCATCCCGCTGTCATGTTGGCCGTTCCGACCTACAGCGGGTATGGTGATCTGCAAAGTGCAAGAGATTACCTGGACTCCCTCGCACGTTATCAGAGAGCCATGGGTCTAGACGACGAGGAAGTGCTCGGACGCGTCGTCCCGgcagcactgactgacacggcggccaggtggCATCGGCTTTCCGGCCACCGAGCAGCAACCCTCGATGAGTTCCGCGCGGCCTTCCTGCACGAATTCttacccgctgactacgagagtaggatgcggcgcgagctcgagctccgcacacaagctcctgatgagtcgcttcaggagtacgtacgcgcgatggaagaccttttttctatcgctgagcccagagcctcgaacgaggagcgCGTCGAACGGGTGATTAGGCAGGCACACCCGACTTTTTCGGCGTACCTGCGCGGCAGTCGCTTCCGTGATTTGGAGCAATTGGCCGTCGAGGCAAAGCGCATCgaaggcgacattctcgccgcgcgttCCTATCACCCGCCACCGCCAGCCAGCGAGGCCCTCGAACCGCGCTGCGCGTGgggaggggccatgacccttTCTCAGCGGCAACAGCCCGCCAGAGCTGCCTTTGCGGCTACCCCTACAGCTGGgcacgcgtgggagataagcgatcGAGCTTTAGATCCCTACACGTACGGGAGGCGGGCAGCCGGTGCTGCATCGCAACTCGACGCGCGCGAGCAGGGACGAAATCCGACCCAGCGCATCACCGGTGGTAACGGTCGTCAGAGCGGTTCCTTTGATCACGCGGCGAACCCACCCCGGCAGCTCGGAGCTGCTCCGTCGCGGGAAAGGGACCGCGATGGAGTGCGCTGTTTCCGCTGCCGTCAACGAGGGCACATAGCGAGGGAGTGCTCCGCGTTTGTGCCTCCtgtgaggcagggaaacgggAGCGCGGGCCGTTCGTGA